The region CCCTTTCAGAATAAAAACTTCCTGAAAACGCTCCGGCGCGCGCTCCAGCAGGGCCTGCACCGCGTGGATGCCGTAAATCATTTCACTCATTGATGATTCTCATAATAAATATTTTCCCTCTCCCGTTGGGGAGAGGGTCAGGGTGAGGGGAAATTACTCCGCCTGCTGTTTCTTCGCCGCACGCTTCGCTTTGGTCGCGGCCGCTATTTTTTGAGTCTTAGTCGACGGTTTTTTCGCTTTTCGGGCGTCTTTTTTCGCCGCCTTGGGCTTTTGCTTCTTCTCGCCACGGAAAGCGCTGTCTGGCTCAAAGTTTACTCTTTTACCTGCCTGACGTCGCTTGCCGCCCGCTTTAGCGTTGCCGCCTTTTTTCGCTTTCTCACGCTCGGTTTTCCCGACGTTACGCGGCGCGCGCTCGCTGGAGATGAGGCTGAAGTCGATTTTACGGTCGTCCATATTCACGGCTTCAACCTTCACTTCTACCCGATCGCCCAGACGGTAGGTCTGGCCGCCGGATTCGCCGATCAGACGTTGTCCGACCTGGTCGAAGCGGTAGTAATCGTTATCGAGGCTGGAAACGTGCACCAGACCGTCGATAAACAGCTCATCCAGACGAACGAAGAAACCAAAGCCGGTGACGCTGGCAATCACGCCTTTAAAGACGTTACCCACCTGATCCAGCATAAAGTCACACTTCAGCCAGTCCGCCACGTCGCGCGTCGCTTCATCCGCACGACGCTCGGTCATGGAACAGTGCTGGCCCAGTTGCAGCATCTCTTCCATGGAGTAGTGATACCCCCCGGTTTCTGTCGTGTTGCCTTTGTGACCCTGCTCGTGCGCCAGCAGATACTTGATAGCACGGTGCAGGGACAGATCCGGATAACGGCGGATCGGCGAGGTAAAGTGCGCGTAAGACTGCAACGCCAGACCAAAGTGGCCCCGGTTTTCCGGATCGTAAATCGCCTGCTTCATGGAGCGCAGCAGCATGGTTTGCAGCATTTCCGCGTCAGGACGATCGCTGATCGATTCCAGCAGCTCGGCGTAATCGCGTGGTTCAGGCTTATTACCGCCAGGCAGCTCCAGACCGAGTTCAGCCAGCACGGAGCGGAACGAGGTCACAGCTTCCGTGGTTGGCTTGTCGTGAATACGGAACAGCGCAGGCTCTTTGGCTTTCTCAACGAAACGTGCCGCCGAGATGTTCGCCAGGATCATACACTCTTCAATCAGCTTGTGCGCATCGTTACGCTGGGTCTGTTCAATGCGCTCGATACGACGCTCAGCGTTGAAGATGAACTTCGCCTCTTCACTCTCAAACGAGATCCCACCGCGCTCTTCGCGCGCCTGATCCAGCGTTTTATAGAGGTTGTGCAGTTCTTCGATGTGTTTGACCAGCGGCGCGTACTGCTCGCGCAGATCCTGGTCGCCCTGCAACACATGCCAGACCTTGGTGTAGGTCAGGCGCGCATGGGAACTCATTACCGCTTCGTAGAACTTATAGCCCGTCAGACGTCCCTTGCTGGAGATGGTCATTTCGCAGACCATACACAGGCGGTCCACCTGCGGGTTGAGGGAACACAGGCCGTTAGAGAGCACTTCTGGCAGCATCGGTACAACCTGCGACGGGAAGTAGACCGACGTACCGCGGCTGCGCGCTTCGTTATCCAGCGGCGTGTGCGGACGCACGTAATAGCTCACATCAGCGATGGCCACCCACAGACGCCAGCCGCCACCGCGTTTTTTCTCGCAGTACACGGCATCATCAAAGTCGCGGGCGTCTTCACCATCAATGGTAACCAGCGGCAAATCGCGCAGATCCACGCGTCCTGCTTTGGACTCTTCAGGCACTTCTTCGCGCAGGTTTTCAATCTGATCTTCCACCGCTTTCGGCCAGACGTACGGAATTTCATGAGTACGCAGCGCCATATCGACGGCCATACCGGTGCCCATGTTATCGCCCAGCACTTCGACGATTTTACCTACCGCTTTGGTGCGACGGGTTGGGCGCTGGGTGAGTTCGACCACCACCACAAAGCCCATGCGCGCGCCCATCACCTCTTCAGGCGGGATCAGGATATCGAAACTCAGACGGCTGTCGTCCGGCACCACAAAGCCTACGCCCGCATCAGTAAAGTAACGGCCCACAATCTGGCTGGTTTTTGGCACCAGCACGCGGACCACGCGCGCTTCGCGGCGGCCTTTACGGTCTGCACCCAGCGGCTGCGCCAGGATCTGGTCGCCGTGGATACACATCTTCATCTGTTCGGATGAGAGGTACAGGTCGTCCTTACGGCCTTCCACGCGCAGGAAACCAAAACCATCACGGTGACCAATAACGGTACCTTTCAGCAGGTCGAGGCGTTCTGGCAGCGCGTAGCACTGGCGGCGGGTAAAGACCAGCTGCCCGTCGCGCTCCATGGCGCGCAGGCGGCGGCGAAGGGCTTCAATTTGCTCTTCACCTTCAATGTTTAATTCAACGGCAAGTTCTTCACGATTGGCGGGTTTTTCGCGTTTTGTTAAGTGTTCAATGATGAACTCGCGGCTGGGGATAGGATTCGCGTATTTTTCGGCTTCGCGTTCCTGGAAAGGATCGTGTGACATGTCGGTTCCTCCGTTGTCAGCTCCGGTGGAAATTTTCTTCATTCCACCAGCAATAATTTATAAAGCGGTTGATTCTCTTCAACCAAATCGGCCAGCGTGTAGTTATCCAGTTCCTTGAGAAAACTTTGCACGGCCGTTGAAAGCGCCTGTTTCAGGCGGCATGCGGGCGTAATGTGGCAGAACGCGCTGCTACAGTTCACCAGAGAGAGAGGCTCCAGTTCACGTACCACATCGCCAATACGGATACTCTGTGCCGGTTTACCGAGACGGATCCCTCCATTCTTCCCGCGGACGGCAGCAACGTATCCGGCACGACTAAGTTGATTGATTATTTTGACCATATGATTACGGGACACACCGTACACCTCTGTGACTTCAGAGATGCTGGTCATCTTCCCATCGGGTAACGACGCCATGTAAATCAGCGCGCGTAAGCCGTAATCGGTGAAACTTGTTAACTGCACATCAACCTCAGGAAAAAAGGGAAAACGCGGTCAAACCGCAGAGATATTCATTAATGATGATAAACCAGCCAGATAGTTAGCGGCTAATTTATTTGACAGACGGGGCGAAAAAGCGGAGATCCAGGAGCGGTCGCCGGATGGCGCTACGCTTATCCGGCCTACGGGTCTCCCCGCAGGCCAGCAGTCACGAAGATTATGCGTCGAACGGGTCGCGCAGGATCATCGTTTCAGTACGATCCGGGCCGGTAGAAATAATATCGATCGGCACTTCGGTCAGTTCTTCGATGCGCTTGATGTAATCCAGCGCCGCCTGCGGCAGACCGCTACGCTCTTTCACACCGAAGGTGGTCTCAGACCAGCCCGGCATGGTTTCGTAGATTGGCTCAATGCCTTCCCAGTCGTCAGCTGCCAGCGGAGTGGTGGTCACTTCGCGGCCATCTGGCATACGGTAGCCTACGCAGATTTTCACTTCTTTCAGACCGTCCAGCACGTCCAGCTTGGTCAGGCAGAAACCAGACAGGGAGTTGATCTGTACTGCGCGACGCACGGCAACGGCGTCCAGCCAGCCGGTACGACGACGACGACCGGTGGTCGCGCCAAACTCGTTACCCTGCTTGCACAGGAACTCGCCGGTTTCATCAAACAGCTCGGTCGGGAATGGACCTGCACCCACGCGAGTGGAGTACGCTTTGATGATGCCCAGAACGTAATCGACATAACGCGGGCCCAGGCCGGAGCCGGTTGCCACGCCACCTGCGGTGGTGTTAGAAGAGGTTACGTACGGATAGGTACCGTGGTCGATGTCCAGCAGCGTACCCTGCGCGCCTTCGAACATGACGAAATCGCCACGCTTGCGCGCCTGGTCCAGCAGATCGGACACATCAACAACCATACCGGTCAGAATGTCGGCAATCGCCATGACGTCATCCAGCACTTTCTGGTAGTCAACGGCTTCGGCTTTGTAGAAATTCACCAGCTGGAAGTTATGATATTCCATCACTTCCTTCAGTTTTTCAGCAAAGGTCGCTTTGTCGAAGAGATCGCCCACGCGCAGACCGCGACGTGCAACTTTATCTTCGTAAGCCGGGCCGATACCACGACCGGTGGTGCCGATCGCTTTCGCGCCACGCGCTTTTTCACGCGCCACGTCCAGTGCCACATGATAATCCAGGATCAGCGGGCAGGCTTCGGAGAGCAGCAGACGCTCACGAACAGGGATACCACGGTCTTCCAGACCTTTCATCTCTTTCATCAGCGCAGCGGGAGACAGCACAACGCCGTTACCGATGATGCTGGTGACGTTTTCGCGAAGAATGCCTGATGGAATAAGATGGAGGACGGTTTTTTCACCGTTGATTACGAGAGTATGGCCTGCGTTGTGACCGCCCTGGTAGCGTACAACATATTTAGCCCGTTCAGTCAGAAGATCAACAATCTTCCCTTTACCTTCGTCACCCCATTGGGTGCCCAGTACGACGACGTTGTTACCCATTTTTTTCAAAATCACCGTTTGCTTAAAAATGGATTCTACCATCGCTTTTTCAGATATACAGCACTTTTTGACCCTAAAATATGCCGATTGCGGTTAGTTTTTGATCAGCCAATCGTTTTCCTCAACATGTAGTAGATAACGATACCCGCAACCACAAGACCACCGCCAAAACGACGCAAAATATTATCCGGCAGTTGGCTCATCGTGGCGATCATTCGACGCCATGCGCGGGGATAGAGCATCGGGCCGAGGCCTTCCAGCACCAGAACCAGGGCCAGCGCAAGCCAGATCGTGGAATTCATTTTTCATCCTCATAAAAGAAAACCACCGCTCCGTGGGGAGCGGTGGTTTGAATACTCAAACGAGCCTGAGTTTATCGCGTTGCGTTAGTCGGCGTCTTCATATAACGGAAGAAATCGCTGTCCGGGCTGAGCACCATCACATCCTGGTTGCTCTGGAAGCTATTCTCGTAAGCGCGCAGGCTACGGATAAAGGCGTAGAAGTCTGGATCCTGGCTGAACGCATCGGCGAACAGCTTCGCGGCTTCCGCATCACCTTCACCGCGCAGGATACGGCCCTGACGCTCAGACTCTGCAAGCGTCTTGGTCACTTCGTAGTCCGCTGCCGCACGCAGTTTTTCCGCTTCTTCCTGACCCTGTGAACGGTGACGACGGGCTACCGCTTCACGCTCGGCGCGCATACGGTTGTAGATCGCCTCGGACACTTCCGCTGGCAGGTTGATCTGCTTGATACGCACGTCAACCACTTCGATACCCAGTGCCGCCATACTGTTCGGGTTGATCACCGGCACTTTACCGTTGGTTTCAGCCTGAACACGTTCAGCCGCTTTGGCAATCGCATCGTCTGCCGCCGGGGTTTCAACTTCATCCTCGGTGCCCGCAGAACCGGAGTTCAGCGCATCACGCACTTCCAGCGTCAGACGACCACGGGAATCGGTCACGATGTCTTTCACATCCAGACGACCGATTTCAGAACGCAGACGGTCAGAGAACTTACGTTTCAGCAGCACTTCTGCCTGAGAAACGTCGCCCCCCCCGGTTGCCAGGAAGTAGCGGCTGAAATCGCTGATGCGCCATTTGATGTAGGAATCAACGATCAGGTCTTTCTTCTCTTTGGTCACGAAACGATCGGCCTGGTTATCCATGGTCTGGATACGCGCATCGAGCGTTTTCACTGACTGAATGAACGGGATCTTGAAGTGCAGACCCGGCTCATAAATCACCGGACGCTTGTCGCCGTCACGCACGACGCTGCTGAACTGGAACTTGATCCCACGCTCGCCCTCTTTCACCACAAAGATGGAGGTGTAGAGCACGACCAGTGCGATGATGATGATCGCAATAACTGACTTACGCATCCTTATTCCCCCTGACGCTGGTAGTCGTTACGCTGCGCGTTAGCACGGCGTTGGTCCATAAT is a window of Enterobacter hormaechei ATCC 49162 DNA encoding:
- a CDS encoding adenylosuccinate synthase; this translates as MGNNVVVLGTQWGDEGKGKIVDLLTERAKYVVRYQGGHNAGHTLVINGEKTVLHLIPSGILRENVTSIIGNGVVLSPAALMKEMKGLEDRGIPVRERLLLSEACPLILDYHVALDVAREKARGAKAIGTTGRGIGPAYEDKVARRGLRVGDLFDKATFAEKLKEVMEYHNFQLVNFYKAEAVDYQKVLDDVMAIADILTGMVVDVSDLLDQARKRGDFVMFEGAQGTLLDIDHGTYPYVTSSNTTAGGVATGSGLGPRYVDYVLGIIKAYSTRVGAGPFPTELFDETGEFLCKQGNEFGATTGRRRRTGWLDAVAVRRAVQINSLSGFCLTKLDVLDGLKEVKICVGYRMPDGREVTTTPLAADDWEGIEPIYETMPGWSETTFGVKERSGLPQAALDYIKRIEELTEVPIDIISTGPDRTETMILRDPFDA
- a CDS encoding DUF2065 domain-containing protein, which encodes MNSTIWLALALVLVLEGLGPMLYPRAWRRMIATMSQLPDNILRRFGGGLVVAGIVIYYMLRKTIG
- the rnr gene encoding ribonuclease R, with product MSHDPFQEREAEKYANPIPSREFIIEHLTKREKPANREELAVELNIEGEEQIEALRRRLRAMERDGQLVFTRRQCYALPERLDLLKGTVIGHRDGFGFLRVEGRKDDLYLSSEQMKMCIHGDQILAQPLGADRKGRREARVVRVLVPKTSQIVGRYFTDAGVGFVVPDDSRLSFDILIPPEEVMGARMGFVVVVELTQRPTRRTKAVGKIVEVLGDNMGTGMAVDMALRTHEIPYVWPKAVEDQIENLREEVPEESKAGRVDLRDLPLVTIDGEDARDFDDAVYCEKKRGGGWRLWVAIADVSYYVRPHTPLDNEARSRGTSVYFPSQVVPMLPEVLSNGLCSLNPQVDRLCMVCEMTISSKGRLTGYKFYEAVMSSHARLTYTKVWHVLQGDQDLREQYAPLVKHIEELHNLYKTLDQAREERGGISFESEEAKFIFNAERRIERIEQTQRNDAHKLIEECMILANISAARFVEKAKEPALFRIHDKPTTEAVTSFRSVLAELGLELPGGNKPEPRDYAELLESISDRPDAEMLQTMLLRSMKQAIYDPENRGHFGLALQSYAHFTSPIRRYPDLSLHRAIKYLLAHEQGHKGNTTETGGYHYSMEEMLQLGQHCSMTERRADEATRDVADWLKCDFMLDQVGNVFKGVIASVTGFGFFVRLDELFIDGLVHVSSLDNDYYRFDQVGQRLIGESGGQTYRLGDRVEVKVEAVNMDDRKIDFSLISSERAPRNVGKTEREKAKKGGNAKAGGKRRQAGKRVNFEPDSAFRGEKKQKPKAAKKDARKAKKPSTKTQKIAAATKAKRAAKKQQAE
- the hflC gene encoding protease modulator HflC, whose amino-acid sequence is MRKSVIAIIIIALVVLYTSIFVVKEGERGIKFQFSSVVRDGDKRPVIYEPGLHFKIPFIQSVKTLDARIQTMDNQADRFVTKEKKDLIVDSYIKWRISDFSRYFLATGGGDVSQAEVLLKRKFSDRLRSEIGRLDVKDIVTDSRGRLTLEVRDALNSGSAGTEDEVETPAADDAIAKAAERVQAETNGKVPVINPNSMAALGIEVVDVRIKQINLPAEVSEAIYNRMRAEREAVARRHRSQGQEEAEKLRAAADYEVTKTLAESERQGRILRGEGDAEAAKLFADAFSQDPDFYAFIRSLRAYENSFQSNQDVMVLSPDSDFFRYMKTPTNATR
- the nsrR gene encoding nitric oxide-sensing transcriptional repressor NsrR, with amino-acid sequence MQLTSFTDYGLRALIYMASLPDGKMTSISEVTEVYGVSRNHMVKIINQLSRAGYVAAVRGKNGGIRLGKPAQSIRIGDVVRELEPLSLVNCSSAFCHITPACRLKQALSTAVQSFLKELDNYTLADLVEENQPLYKLLLVE